Part of the Melopsittacus undulatus isolate bMelUnd1 chromosome Z, bMelUnd1.mat.Z, whole genome shotgun sequence genome is shown below.
CAATAACTAGAAACTTATCCTTGCTTCTTAATTTGTGGTATGTGACTTCAGGCTCTGCAGTTAAATATGGAGGTGTATGGTAGTTTGGAGGAACGTACTGGTAAATATTTAAATCCTCAACATCACAGCTATTCTCAAGAACACTATGCTGCAGTTCCTTACTCCACTTTAATTGCACATCTCCAAAAGCCCTGGAAGGCATGAGAATCCCCAATAACCTGTCATTCACAAATAGTGTTTTCTCCTCAGATCCAGGATGTTCCCTTTTCAGTCTTCTGATTTCAAACTCATCAACAGCATTGTGGTCTCGGGTCAGAGGGAGAGTAGACCACGTCCCATCTTCCTCATGAACCCCTAAAATTGCTCTGCAATCACCAGTATTTGCAACATGTAAATTAACACCATCAACATGAGCTACGCAGGCTGTTGCACCGGAAAAAGCTACTTGAAGGGCAACATTTCTCATCAGCTCATTTTCCTGGGGTGCCTGAACTTCCAATGATATGTCTGAGTCTAACCTTTTGAATGCACATATCATGGCTTCTTCTAAACTGAATCCTGGCTCAGTGTCTAGGTCAAGTAAATGCTGCCAGTAAACCCGGAGGTTTTCAAAATATTGTGAAGTTATTTCTCGATACTCTACATCATTAGGATGCTTGTGCCATTGCAGGATAGGCAGAACTGGTTTCATGCACTCCACAGCAAGCTCAAGCTCTTCCAAGGTTTGCCGAGACATGAGAGAAACTGCTATATAATGAAGGAGCCTGTCACTCACTGCCTGAGCACAGGCAGAACCTGCATGACCGTCAAAGACCCCAAACATCATCCCTTTGGTCTGCAAACAAGTGGCTGCACTTCTGCGGTCTTCTATAGGGGTGTTGGATGCCAACTGGTTACTTTCAAACCTCAACAcagaatttgcatttttaccaTTGAAAGTCAGTATTTTATGGGATAATTCCCCTGCTCTGAGTATATCATTGATTTGTGATGGAGacaactggaaagaaaaatgctcttCTTCAGTAGAAGTGTGTCGGAATGCTTTTAAGGAGAAGACATGGTCTAAACTGCTGCTTCCAGGAGGGTACAgctgtgttttggaaaaaaCAAGCTTCCATTTTATCTTGTTTCTGTTTGGCATACAGATGGAGTACAAACGTCCTTTTCCTTGTAAAACAATGCCATTTCTGGCTGAGCTGAAGATCCAGGATGATACAGTTCTTGACATCATAAGTCACTccagaaacagcagcactgtccTTCAGTCACACAGAATATCCTTATGGCCTGGAatataagaaaaggaaaggaataaaacttAGAAGGTTCACAAGAAGCTTTCTACATAGTGATACGAAACCAAGTCTAGAGCTCACAGAAATATTCATAACACTTTTTCCCCAGAAGACTGCTATAGAGGCATCTCTAACTTCCATCACATAATTATAACCTTAGGAAAGGACTGTCCCTCCCCACTTAACTCGTCAGGAAAGCTAACTTTTACCTTCCAGACATGTTTTTCCTCACTGTGGCAAGGCTAAGGAGAAATTGCAACATTACAAGGAATGTAATTGTAAACTGGAACAGAGAAAAGCCTTATCTAATAGAACAAGAACAAACAGATCCAATGAGTTTGAAAACAGGAATTTCAATGACAAATAATGTGCAACCTCAAAAAGCCTGACAGAGCACAACTCTGTTAATACACTCCAGATATCAAAACCAAGAGAAGGTCAGCACTTAAATCCTACGGAGAAATGGAAAGGTGTgggaaattaattatttatatggATTGCCATGATCCTGACAATAGAACAAGCTAGTCTACCTTTCCAGCTCTGTTCCAGCTTATAAGCTTGACTGGTTTTCtattgttggttttgttttgagtttggtattttttttaccttcaaGGTCATAACCAACCTTGACACAGGTAGGACTTTTTGTTTAGCTAAAGGCAGACTCCACTGCTAGCTAATTACTGCATTTATCACAGCATTATGGACTTTGATGCTGGGATAGATAACAGCACAGTTACATTGACAGCTTTTACAATTTTGCTTGCTCATTAGGGGTGTGATTATTACAAGCAGCTGTGAAGAGCTCTGCTGCCAACATCACTAAAACCCAGGGCACCCAAACAGCCAAAAAACTTTAGTTGCCATGGGAGATGTCCATCATATTGTCTCCTACTTTAAATAAGCTATTCAAGCTGTGGGAAATGGTTAAGTACAACCAGATGGTTACTCCAGAACACAATTTTGCCCCATGGATTTCAAAAGCTGACTGTATAGTAACACTGCCAGTACAATTACTCCCAAAAGATCACTGTAGCAGCCAATTAGAACAATACAGTTTTCTGTATGCTCTGAACCACTTCCAGGTGGCCTGCAGTACAACATGCTCTAGGACTTCAGCCAAAGGTGCTACCCACCACTGCAGTATTGTTCTTTTTAGCAGGGCATTTCACAAGAAACAAGCAGACAGCCTTGCTGTTGCATTAAAGTGTTTTTAAGAACTCAGCAAGAGCTAAAAACAAACTTGAACTATTCTAAACAAAAGGCCTACTGATAAGACCCAGGACTTTACTGAAAttccatttgaaaaacaaaagcaacatgcagcaaaatatttctgaagtgcACCACCCATGCTTTACAACAAAAAGACAAGCCATTCCAACAAGGACCCCACCACTACCATTCTGGGACCCTACGAGGACAGGCAAAGGCACAGCGTAAATTTACGGCCAATGTCAAGAGACGGAAATAATGACGACTTCAATGTTCCTGACtcaaaaaaccaataaaaactgttttaagcaAACTTACCTTGCTCACATCAGCTGACTGACAGACACTGCAagatagcattttttttcctagaagcaGAGTTGCCCAATACCCCAGTGGCATGTGTTTGCCTAAGGTCAGGTAGCATTTATCAGCCCTGTCACATATTTCTGAACTCACTGCCATAACTACATCTCCACATCCTTGGGCTCCTATTCAAGCGCAATGTGCAGACCCCACTGCTTCTGCCCAGGACACCCACCCGCATCCATTAGCCCCTGCAGCACAAGTGTGTTAAAACACAGTAGCACTGCTAATAAAAGCAATGTGCTAAAGACCATTATGTAAGTGCCCATTACATAAAGCTTATACTCCCCACGCAGCACACCTACCACTTCAACACTTCCTCATCAGGTGAATTAGTGTAATCACTGAAACCCAAACTGCCACCGCAACACAACCCGCCAGCCGCTGATTAACCAGGGTACACACTGGGGACTCGCAGGAGAGAACGCTGTGCAGTAAAATAACAGATATCCATTACATTCAGCTTTACAGCCCTGCAGCAACTCCCACATACAGCATCCAACACCCTATGCTCCCCTCGCTCCCGACACTGCCTACACAGCCCCTACACACCCAATCCTTACCCCACACATATCCAACACCTACCAACCCCACCACACGACCTCCCACAAGTTGCTCACCGACCCTTCACACCCCAtcgcgcacacacacacacacacacacacagctccagccGCATATCTCCCCGCAGGCTTCTCTCCTCAGGCTTCTCCCCGCAGACCCAGCCCGGGGCCTCCCCGCCCGCACCGCTCCGCGCTCCCGCTGCCGGCAGGCTGCCCCTTCAGCAAGCTCATCAAGCCAGGCCCGGCTCCGTTCCCTTTAGCCCCGCGGCATTGCCTCCCGCCCGGCTCAGCCAGTGCCGCGGCGGAAGAGCTGGCGGCCACCGCCCAGGCGAGCCCCCGCGGCGCGGCTCTAGCGCGGCGCTGGCCAGGGCAGCTCACCCGGCGCGGCACCGGCAGCGACACCGACTCCTGCTCCCTCCCCGCGCCGCACTGAGGTAGCCGTTGCCCCGCTCTTACCCCCACCGCCCGCAACCGCCTGCAGGTTCCGGGCTGTCCGGCGCGGCAGGAGAGGACTGACGGCACTGACTGACGGCCCCGCAGCCCAACCCGCGGCCCTGCCGCCAGCCCCGCCCCCGAGACCCGCCTCCGGTAACTGCCGCGCCCGGGGCGGTGCGCGGGGTCCTGTCAGGACGAGGCAGGATGCGTGAAGCACGCGGGGCCGAGAGCGGCCTCTcgcccctccctccctctttccctctccGCCATGTTCTCCTCAGCTCCTGCCTTCGCACCGGAGCTCAGGCACAGCTGCGGATGTGCCGCCCAGGCCCAGCGGGGAGCAGGGATCCGCGGCACGGGGCCCGGCGCCTCCTGTCACCTCAGCTGCCCGCGCTGATCCGCAGAGCTTGGCTACATCACAGCTGAGGTGCTGAGGCCTCTACTTCTCCCTTCCCTGCGTGCTTTTAAGCAGGGTAATAACGTGAGAGATAAAAGCGAGCAGATGATATGTGTTAggggaaataaaaccattagcaacatttcttttccttatggGTTAGTcaaaaaacaactttctctTGAGGCAGGGTCCttaggatttttgtttgcttcgTTTAAATACAATTCCACACTCTTCAGTGCCACCAGCTGATGAGCGTCAAACTTGAAAAGCCCTTCTGAAAATGGTCACATAAATTATGGAGACCAAAAGTTAAAGTTTCATTCTGGGGCTCctcctttgttttgttctttttctgtttggttggttggttgggtttttttttttttggtgttttttttttttttttggtgattcCTGAAG
Proteins encoded:
- the PDP2 gene encoding pyruvate dehydrogenase [acetyl-transferring]-phosphatase 2, mitochondrial, yielding MMSRTVSSWIFSSARNGIVLQGKGRLYSICMPNRNKIKWKLVFSKTQLYPPGSSSLDHVFSLKAFRHTSTEEEHFSFQLSPSQINDILRAGELSHKILTFNGKNANSVLRFESNQLASNTPIEDRRSAATCLQTKGMMFGVFDGHAGSACAQAVSDRLLHYIAVSLMSRQTLEELELAVECMKPVLPILQWHKHPNDVEYREITSQYFENLRVYWQHLLDLDTEPGFSLEEAMICAFKRLDSDISLEVQAPQENELMRNVALQVAFSGATACVAHVDGVNLHVANTGDCRAILGVHEEDGTWSTLPLTRDHNAVDEFEIRRLKREHPGSEEKTLFVNDRLLGILMPSRAFGDVQLKWSKELQHSVLENSCDVEDLNIYQYVPPNYHTPPYLTAEPEVTYHKLRSKDKFLVIASDGLWEMLSNEKVVKLVAGHLSELNVQKPQLAFEKPVNLGYMHSLLLQRKNKGIASLDQNIATHLIRHAIGSNEYGEVDQEKLAAMLTLPEDLVRMYRDDITVTVVYFNTETIENYYRNSK